The genomic DNA ACACAACACCTGTacacagtggcgaagcttgagatttccgaccgaggggtcgaaaacgtatatacccaaaaatttctataaaaccgggggggtAAAAAACGtgtatacccaaaaatttctatacgaaaactacgtACTCTCCACTACTAAGCGAAAAGTTTGGGGGGTCGGTCGCCCCCTCCCGCCTCCACTATGCTACGCCGGCCCATGCCTGTACAACTATTTTAATTGGGCTGAACGGAGAATTCACGCTTCATTTGGGCTTTAATTGGTCACATAATCTTCGGTCCAATTTCCCTGAGTAAATACTAGGGGCGGCAATTCTTGACATGACCCGCCAACCTGACCCGAACCCGACACGATAAAAATAGGTTTGGGTCGACTAAAACTGGCCCGTTTAAAAAACGGGTCTGGCTCGGGTTGACCCGGATTAAAAAtggttcgggttcgggttgaccctttaacccgtttaactattcagaaaaaaatcatttatatttttgtttttgttttttctgtttatattttacatggttatttaTAATAATTTTAGTTTTGACacataatattatttatttgtcatACCCATACCTATCAACCTGATACACTTGAGGTGCACATTTTCGGTTCTTTCCCAAACCGGTTTGGGTTAACACTGGTCAAAACAAGTTTGGGTTTGGAACCGGTTTTTAATTAGAAAATGGTCGGATCGGTTCGGCGTTACACCGGTTTCAATGGATTGAGTTTTTCAAATCGGTGGTTTGATATGAGACAGGGACCATTTCAAAATCGGTTTCGAGTAGAGTTTGGAACTAGTTTCGGCTCACAAACCAGTTTTTTGTTCACATCTACATACATCACTAACTCACTAAGGTCTAAGCCCctaaacatttttttttgaacagacaacgaatcctccaaatgggctactggcgacaTTCACCACATCAGGATACACTCGCCTTCAAACTGGGGAAAATCCTCACCTAGGGCCAAAGCCCGTGAACACTCACCTGAAGACACGGCaatgcggtgaggtaaaacccgctcagttcaaggatcgataGTTTAGACCCTTGGCTTAGCAAGATGGAGAAAATAAAGTAGAAAAAGAGAGCTTTGGCTAGAGCTGTCAGCTAGAAGCCTAAATGAATATAACTACATAACCGATATTAACAGTCAATGAATTGAATTGAAATACTCAAAAAAGCTAGAATCTGAACCATTAGTCCATAAGAGGATGAGGGTTCCTATGGCTGTTGTTTGCTACACAAATTgctcaatataacaaacaatacaGAAAGTCATGATATTTAGATTACCATTTTGCAGTCGACTGCCGGAAACATATAAAGATGGAGACCGAATTAGTGTTATGTATTTGGCAAATTCCTTCAAGAAAGCAATCTTATAAACGTCACTCCTTACAACATCAACTTTAAATATCCGATAAGTGAAACGGAAACAAAATCAAGATTTAGTTCAGATTCCAAAACAAGTGAAACCTTATCTGCGACCAGGGTGGTTACCATCTGCTGGCGGATGCACCTGTGCTCCCTGATAAACACCGCCAGCATGAGCGGTTGCCGCCACAGAACCATACGTAGTATTATTTGCCTGCCCTTGGGGCCCAGAAGGGCCTGATGGTGACTCAAAGCTGGTTCCTCTGTGCGCCTCATAGCCCGGCCCACCGTATTGCGGTCCTCTTGCCGGTCCACCAGGCCCCCTTTGTCTATCATACCCGGTCCCACCAGGTCCTCTGTACAGATCATAACTAGGTGGGTTAGGGCCTCTGTGTGGATCATAGGCAGGTGCACCAGGACCCCTTTGTGGGTCGTATGCAGGTGCACCAGGACCCCTTTGTGGGTCGTATGCAGGTGCACCAGGTCCCCTTTGTGGGTCGTATGCAGGTGCACCAGGTCCCCTTTGTGGGTCGTATGCAGGTGCACCAGGTCCCCTTTGTGGGTCATAGGCTAGTGCAGCGGGTCCTTTATGAAAACCAGATCCCCTTTGTGGGTCATAACCTGGAACAGCAGGACCCGGTCCTCTGTAAACATCATAACCAGCCCTCAAAGCAGTAGGTCCAGATTGAGATCCAACAGCCGTATGCCCATCAGCAGCTCCACCACCTACCGGAAGCGGGGCCCGCCCCTGCAATGCAATATGTTGTCAAcacgtataatgaactaaaaggACACATCAAACTATGCAAATTTCGTATGGAAATAGTAACATCAGAGTAAACAATTAAGAAGTCAAACTAAACCaaaccaaaaaataaataaaaaaaagagtaaaataccattttcgtccctgaggtttggcgttttgcgactttcgtccaaaggttttttttttccgcatctggatccaaaagttgccattttcatccggctcgttaactccatccatttttctccgtgaagtcaggggtatttccgttttttgttaacttaaaaggcaattcgatctttttcactttatgtatgAAAAtaccctgacttaacggagaaaaatggatggagttaacgagccagatgaaaatggcaagatttcaaaccttttggatccttGGATCCAGATGAGAAAAAcgaacctttggacgaaagttgcaaaactggccaaacctcagggacgaaaatggcattttactcttggttttaaaaagcgagaggcgcacaaaagcgacggGGTCTAAAACCAAGGCGCAAAGCAcaaaagcggtgggcttttcgtaTCCGAGGCGCAAAgtgattatataatttttatatctATCCCATAGTTTTTTAGCATCACTTAtccaaaatatagctataaataaGGTTTATATATGATTTTACCTACAAGTACAAGCCAAAAACCCTATTGTACAACAGTTTGATGCTTAAAAACAGCATAAAAACACCTTATGTACATGAGGTGCGTGCCTCAGGCCAGAAAAACCCCCAAAATTTGCGCTTTTTTGGGGCTTTTTGTAAAAAGCGCGCCTCGGGCTACCTAAGGCGCCAAGGCTTGCGCCTTGATGCGCCTCGCGCCTCAGGCGCGATTTTTAAAACCCAGATTTTACTCTTTTCATTTGTTAACGAAAAACCGAATTGCCCtgtaagttaacaaaaaagacgaaaatacccttaAATTAACGGAGAAACATAGATGAAGTTAACGAGCCggacgaaaatggcaagatttcaaaccttttggatccagatgcggaaaacaaacatttggacaaaagtcgcaaaagtcGTCacacctcagggacgaaaatggcattttactaaaaaaaaaaaagataatcgGAAGGTTGTTTTAACCTGGGGAGCAGCATAGGAATCCTCATAAGCATTCGGTCCAACAGGATAATGACCAGAAGCTTCTTTGTCGTTGTGCCCAGCGTAGCCAGCATAGGGCCCAGCTGCTGCTATATAAggtgagaaaaaaaaaataataaacataataataataacaataacaatattaAAAATAAGATTACAAGTAATGTACCCGTCCTTCTATCAATTTCAGCTTGTTTCTTCAATTCTGCTCGAAGCTTTTCCACCTCACTAGCCATGGTCATATAGTTCTTTTCCATCACTTGAAGAGATTCAAGATGCTCATTGTATATTTTCTTCTCATAGTCATAAGTTTGCCTGAAAAGACCACATAACCAGATATATATAACTAAATAACTTCAATGATATATTTATAAAACTTAAAATCATTGCCAGCAGAATTAAAGAGTATGATGCTATAACATCTGAAATAGCACCCTTGAATTTACCTTACAAAGACCaaaaccatagttattaaaggcgcgagGCACACTCAGGCGATTTGTTGGGCCCGGGGCTTTATTTGTGCCTGGGCGCGCCTGGGCGCCCACTGTAATAACTATGACAtgaaccatagttattaaaggcgcgagGCGCACTCAGGGCGATTTGTTGGGCCCGGGGCTTTATTTGCACCTAGGCGCGCCTGGGcgctcgctttaataactatgacCAAAACTTCCACAAAAGTATCCAGAATGATATTCTATAACTTCTATAAAACCTCATTACATATTGCATAACATGTTTCACAGAAAGCATCATTCTATCGAATACTTGTATTGTATCAAACATTAACatctaggcctgtaaacgaaccgaacgttcataaactgttcgtgaacttgttcggtgGGAAGTTCGGTTATGTTCGTTTAtctaataaacgaacgaacatgaacacaattttttgttcatttaatttaACGAGCGAACATGAACATGCGTTTAGGTTCATTTATTaacatttgtttatgtttgttcgtttaaatttaaatacataagtacttatatttatataaatattaaacataaaaggaactttctaactacttatataaatataactaattggtaattgggctttctagtaataaaaatggGTTTCCAATTAAATATATCATAACTaatcactaatttatataaaaaattacttTATGTTCGTTAATGTTCTATGTTAATTTGTTCGTTTATGCTTGTtcaattatgttcatttgtgttattacttatttattattttgttaaacTATGTccgtttaagtttgtttgtttatgtttgtgagctgttcgtttaggttttaaacgaacatgaacatgcccattttcttaataaatgaacaagaacaaaaaaaatgtgtttgattatatgttcgtgttcattcggttcatttacaggcctattAACATCATCTTCAAGCAGAAAAATTACCTGCAATGCTGATACTCTTGTCTAAGGCTCTCAAGTTCCGACATCAACGCAGGGACCTGCTGCAACTCCATGTGAGCCCGTTGATTATCTTCCGTCAACTGGTGCACTCTCGAAACAAGTTCATCTCTAGCTGCAAGCAAGCTCTGCGCATCAGCTCTTGCCTTATTCAGTTCCATCTTAATTGGCTCTGCACCTTGAAGATCCGCTTCCATCTTCCCGATTCTATCTAAAAGTCCCATTATTTGTTGTTCTCTCTCGGATTTTATCGCTCCTACGTGATTATGCAACATCTGCAGCTCATGTTGTATGGTGGCGAGATCTTGTCTTAAGGTTCCGTGTGTAGCAGCAAACCTACGGTTTTCAGTTGCAAGTTTCTGCATCTCAACGTGTTGTGCGGCGATCTTCTGTTCCATTATTTCGGGAGGTGGCGGCATGTGCATGTCGTATGGAGGAAAACCGCCGTGATGAGGGTGCATTTCGGGAGGTATTGGATCGTGATGGCCCATGCCGGGCCCGGGAAGAGGACGCCGTAAATGATGAGGTGGCGGAAGTCTACCTTTACTTCCCATTGTAATTGGTAGTTGACCCTGAGACCAGGTTAACATCATAATGATTATATGTCCAATAACTATCTGCACTTCACAGTTATACAGTTGCATGCAATGCAAGTGTTCTTTTCATAAATTCAATAACTCAAGTTGAAAAATATAACGTATACAAACTAAAGCATAACTACAAACTTCAGGTTACTACTAGTGTAGAGCTTCCAAAAAGATAATATAACCGCAACAATTGTAAAAAACAAAGACAGAGTTAAAAACTTAAAATCATGTGAAAAATTCTTTCCAACATAAGCGTGCACTAGAAAGGCCTATAAAAACCTTCTAGCAGGTGGTATAGCGATTAGCGCTTGAGTCCCTCAGACAGAGGTATCTGGTtagcttggtttaaaaaagcgtgaggcgctccgaagcgttttggttccaaaagctttaagcgaagcttcaagcgcgaagcgcaagcttcacgtatacgaagcactcaaaataaaaaaaaaatattgtacacatcaatatgacctattctacttgttaatcaataataaacacaaaaacatgattaaaaacacacttaacacataaaaagcatagttaaaacataaattaaagtcgAAACACACATAAAATAGTCTTTAATCTTTAATCGCAGGAGAAGAGGTTAGGGAGTGGCTGAATATGTTAAAAGATAGCTAACGTTCTTTTTTTAGGGTAAAGAAGTAGCGGCCTCATTTAAACCCTATTTAAAGACTTTTGGGCCTAAATAAATGACCCAAATGTGACCTGATTGGGCTGAAGCGTCGCCTCAAACCAAGGTCGCTTCGCGCTTAAAGCTCGCCTCAAAACGCTTCACGTGTTGTGACGCCTCAGAGCAAAAAAAGCGACATTCCCAGCGCTTCAGCGCCTCACGCTTTAAGCTCGCTTAAAgtgcgcttttttaaaccaagctgGTTAGAATCCGGCTTTTCTAGCAGGTGGGGCAGTGATAAGCGCTTGAGTCCCTCAGGCAGAGGTGTCTACTGTCTAGTTAAAATCTGGCTTTTCTAGCAGGTGGTGCAGTGATAAGAGCTTGCCTACCGCTATGGCGCTACCAGCGGTTTACAGCATCTCATTGGTTGACAATAAAAAAGGACTATGAACGTTTTGAACATCTAGGTCCATACAACCGATATTGCAGGCGTGCTGTCACCAGCCGTAATCCAAACTGTTGGGTTCATAGGCCGAGCCACCACATGCGGTGCGTCGAAGAGAGGAAGGGGCAAAAGAGCAGCTGTCCCTAAGCCCGTCCCGTTTATTGATTTCTAAATCACTAAGTTATCAACCCTAGATCAGTCTATATACACATATGCTATGTACTTGTGATCATGATTGTCAGTTTGTCACTCAATAAAGAATTACCTAATTGCCACCCGTGGAAGTAGGTCAGCATAAAGTATAAACCGAACCACGTTAAACCCACAGGTCATTTATTGCTTTCGTCGGTGTTCATATGTGCAGTGTGCTTAATCCTAACACAAGCATAAGTACTTAGCTACACAATCCAAGTGCTAGCAAAGGGGACAGTAATTAGCCTCCTAACAAAGTTAAATTCATCAACAGCATCATTCCGATTTTGGCATCCTTATAATGAGCAATATGACCTAATACTTATAACTGATCTACATGATCAGGAACTAGGTCTTCCTTCCTATAGCAGTAGCACAAACAATCAACCACTCATAACATTATTTAATCTTAAATTCCGTGCAGAGATATAACAACTCTAGGGGCATAATTCATGAATTCTACTACAGATGAAGACAACTTTATACTACTACGTTAGTCAGTAAGAAGATGAATTGTAAAGAAAAGAACCCTAGAATGAATTACCTGCTGCGCAGACGGTGTGAATGAGTTATGAAGCCGATTTGATGGTTGTGACTGAGGATGATGCTAATTTCATGCCCTAATTTTGATTTCCATGTACGGAAGGAATCCGATATTGTTGGTCGCCGTTGCAATTGCAAAGCTTCTTTCTATATGTTTATAGAAAGAGAAAAatgtccggatagtccctgtggtttcgccttttttcatctatagtccacaactttctaaaactacctgaatagtccctaagttttcattttttgttcccggatagtccctgggtctaacttcagttacttttctctgttaaaataatgtgaaatgacaaaaataccctttctttaaaaggccaaaccatagggactatccgagcatcttcttcatttttatttataaaactccaccaccacacttcatcttcaacctccacccaccatcactctcctccaccctccaccatcaccgccacagtCACTCTGCAACTCCTTCTATCTTTATCACTCCATTTTGTTGACCCGTGTTGACTGAACCGAATCTGAATCTGAAGTGAACTCAAAGTTGACCCGACCCAACCCGCAAACTGAATTCAATCCAAACAAAACCTGTTGACTGTTGTTTTGATTTGTTGAACCGATCTCATAACTGATCTGAACCGAGAGTGAATCGAACCTAGGTGAAACCTGAACCGACTGAACCAATCTTACCTGCACCTGTGCCGGAGCTCCGTCGAGCACCACCACGATGTTATGTCGAGGAAATGTCAAAATGGAACGGCTCCACCGTCGTCGGAGACGGCGTCGGCTCCGCCGGTTCTCTCATCTCTCCGGTTCCCTCTCTTTATTTCTGATTTCGTCACTGCTGAAAAGATCCCACGCCGTCGTGCACTGTCGTTCTCCGTCTCTGTTCACGTCGTCGCACCGCCGGTGCCTCTCTCTTCTCTCGCTCTCTTTTTCTCCATTGTGCACCACCACTAGAGTGGTGGCTGGTCGCACAAATCGTGAAATATAGGGGTGTTGCGTGGTGGTTTAAGACGAGCAGGAGGTTGGGTCGTGGTATGTTTGACGGTGACCGGAGGGGTCGTCGGATTGCCGACCGTCGCCAGTAAGTGAGGGTGAGGGAGAGATGATGAGGGTGTTGGCTGAATTATGTCTGTACATATGAGAATTAGGGTTCTAAAAACAAAAGGGAGTGATAAAGATAGAAGGAGAGTAGATAGGGCACTGTGTATGTGTGCGTGTTTTAGTTCTAGGGTTTTCAAAATGAGATGCAGGACTTTGAGTAGAGTGactgtggcggtgatggtggagggtggaggagagtaatggtgggtggaggttgaagatgaagtgtggtggtggagttttataaataaaaatgaagaagatgcccggatagtccctatggtttggcctttcaaggaaagggtatttttgtcatttcacatcattttaacatAGAAAaataactgaagttagacccagggactatccgggaacaaaaaatgaaaacttggggattATTcgggtagttttagaaagttggggactataggtgaaaaaaggcaaaaccacagggactatccgggcatttttctcttatagaaaaataaaattaaaattaattcCATGCCCTAATttggttttaacaaaaataaaattaataaactAGCCAGATTCAACCCGTGTGTTTACGATGGAAATTCGATAAGGAAGGTTTATGTTCGTTATGGTACCAGCACACGCGGTCCGTGAGAGATGAACTTATTTTAAACCAAATGTAAATGTAAATGAAAATGTAGACACAATTTTCGGTTCATTACAACATCGGTAAGGTAATGGCACTCGGTATAGCAAccgaaaaagaaaataaaaaaaaagtcgCAACAAAAATCTAACGTGTTTTTTACATCAATCAAAACCCATAAAAACGAATATCAATAATAGTTCCGATAGTATCGATACCGTTACAAATGTTAGGTCGGAATCATCATCACACTGATAATATTATTAAAAGGTTCCACATACGGTTTTAAGGGTTCGTATAACATAACACATAGTTTTAAAAATCAGAATATTTGTATAAATTTAAGAAGCTTAATATTGTCAATTGAGTGGTCATCTTGAGAAGTTAAAATATT from Helianthus annuus cultivar XRQ/B chromosome 7, HanXRQr2.0-SUNRISE, whole genome shotgun sequence includes the following:
- the LOC110868744 gene encoding protein FLX-like 2 isoform X1 codes for the protein MGSKGRLPPPHHLRRPLPGPGMGHHDPIPPEMHPHHGGFPPYDMHMPPPPEIMEQKIAAQHVEMQKLATENRRFAATHGTLRQDLATIQHELQMLHNHVGAIKSEREQQIMGLLDRIGKMEADLQGAEPIKMELNKARADAQSLLAARDELVSRVHQLTEDNQRAHMELQQVPALMSELESLRQEYQHCRQTYDYEKKIYNEHLESLQVMEKNYMTMASEVEKLRAELKKQAEIDRRTAAAGPYAGYAGHNDKEASGHYPVGPNAYEDSYAAPQGRAPLPVGGGAADGHTAVGSQSGPTALRAGYDVYRGPGPAVPGYDPQRGSGFHKGPAALAYDPQRGPGAPAYDPQRGPGAPAYDPQRGPGAPAYDPQRGPGAPAYDPQRGPGAPAYDPHRGPNPPSYDLYRGPGGTGYDRQRGPGGPARGPQYGGPGYEAHRGTSFESPSGPSGPQGQANNTTYGSVAATAHAGGVYQGAQVHPPADGNHPGRR
- the LOC110868744 gene encoding protein FLX-like 2 isoform X2 is translated as MGSKGRLPPPHHLRRPLPGPGMGHHDPIPPEMHPHHGGFPPYDMHMPPPPEIMEQKIAAQHVEMQKLATENRRFAATHGTLRQDLATIQHELQMLHNHVGAIKSEREQQIMGLLDRIGKMEADLQGAEPIKMELNKARADAQSLLAARDELVSRVHQLTEDNQRAHMELQQVPALMSELESLRQEYQHCRQTYDYEKKIYNEHLESLQVMEKNYMTMASEVEKLRAELKKQAEIDRRTAAGPYAGYAGHNDKEASGHYPVGPNAYEDSYAAPQGRAPLPVGGGAADGHTAVGSQSGPTALRAGYDVYRGPGPAVPGYDPQRGSGFHKGPAALAYDPQRGPGAPAYDPQRGPGAPAYDPQRGPGAPAYDPQRGPGAPAYDPQRGPGAPAYDPHRGPNPPSYDLYRGPGGTGYDRQRGPGGPARGPQYGGPGYEAHRGTSFESPSGPSGPQGQANNTTYGSVAATAHAGGVYQGAQVHPPADGNHPGRR